The stretch of DNA CACCTCCCTGTGGGTGAAGTCCAGCGGCAGGCCCGCAGCGCGCGCCTGCGCCCTGCTCCCGCGCCTTCAGCGGTAGACCAGCACCGGGACCCGGCAGTGGGTCAGCACCTTCTGCGTTTCACTGCCGACCAGCAAGGCATCCAGGCCTCTGCGGCCGTGCGACGCCATGAAGATCACATCACACTCGTGCCTTGCCGCGGCGTCGATGATGCCCTTGTAGGGAACGGTTGCCGTCATGTCGGTGGCGCACGCTACGCCCGCCGCCCTGGCGGCGGCAACCACCTCATCCA from Cupriavidus taiwanensis encodes:
- a CDS encoding universal stress protein, with product MFKHILLATDGSELSRMAMEAAIGFVKADGARLTAYTCMEEYPYLASGDAGHPRRKAFEEQEAERARARLDEVVAAARAAGVACATDMTATVPYKGIIDAAARHECDVIFMASHGRRGLDALLVGSETQKVLTHCRVPVLVYR